A part of Agromyces protaetiae genomic DNA contains:
- a CDS encoding acyl-ACP--UDP-N- acetylglucosamine O-acyltransferase, translated as MNDIHPTAVIAGDVRIGADNTIGPFVVITGPVDIGDGNWIGAGVVIGAPPEVRSYPHPTSVSPSTGNGVRIGDRNVIREYAQIHQGWKGRTTVGDDAFIMNQVYVAHDGSVGDGASLASSVLLAGHVTVGAGANLGLGTAVHQFRTVGRGAMVGMSSVVTRDIPPYAKAFGSPASVRGANAIGMERAGRDPELIALLAAVYAGQDIDVDAILDDDLRSEVGRWIAERDSRARR; from the coding sequence ATGAACGACATCCACCCGACCGCAGTGATCGCGGGAGACGTGCGCATCGGCGCCGACAACACGATCGGTCCGTTCGTCGTCATCACCGGTCCGGTCGACATCGGCGACGGGAACTGGATTGGTGCGGGCGTCGTCATCGGGGCGCCCCCCGAGGTGAGGTCTTACCCGCATCCGACGTCGGTCTCGCCCTCCACCGGCAACGGCGTGCGGATCGGAGACCGGAACGTGATCCGCGAGTACGCCCAGATCCACCAGGGGTGGAAAGGGCGCACCACGGTCGGAGACGACGCGTTCATCATGAACCAGGTGTACGTCGCGCACGACGGCTCGGTGGGCGACGGCGCGTCCCTCGCGTCGAGCGTGCTGCTGGCGGGCCACGTGACCGTCGGCGCGGGGGCGAACCTCGGTCTCGGGACCGCCGTGCATCAGTTCCGAACCGTCGGACGAGGTGCGATGGTCGGCATGTCCTCGGTCGTCACGCGCGACATCCCGCCCTACGCGAAGGCCTTCGGATCACCCGCGAGCGTGCGCGGTGCGAACGCCATCGGCATGGAACGGGCCGGGCGCGATCCGGAGCTGATCGCCCTCCTCGCCGCAGTGTATGCGGGACAGGACATCGATGTCGACGCGATCCTCGACGACGATCTGCGGTCGGAGGTCGGCCGATGGATCGCAGAGCGCGACAGCCGGGCGAGACGGTGA
- a CDS encoding DegT/DnrJ/EryC1/StrS family aminotransferase, which produces MIPITTVQFGSEEEELVLEVLRSGLIAQGPKVAALEAGFAEAYGSKHAIAVNNGTTALIAALQVLDLQPGDEVVTTPFTFVATLNAILQAGATAVFADARLDDFNIDPESIAGAITERTKVIAPVHLYGQMADMDKIVDLARSKGLRILEDSAQAQGAQFGERFAGSYGLATFSLYATKNMTTGEGGIITTDDDELADRLRLLRNQGMRARYQYELAGSNYRLTDLQAALALPQLARYDETVAKRRRNAAYLSNALAEVAGIVTPRVLDDRTHVWHQYTIRVTEESGITRDELSAKLLERGVGNGVYYPKLVFDYDAYAGHPQIRVSEVPVAARLTREALSLPVHPALTTDELDTIAGAVADIVAGSR; this is translated from the coding sequence ATGATCCCCATCACGACCGTCCAGTTCGGCTCCGAAGAAGAGGAGCTGGTCCTCGAAGTCCTCCGATCCGGCCTCATCGCCCAGGGTCCGAAGGTCGCAGCGCTCGAGGCGGGCTTCGCCGAGGCATACGGATCCAAGCACGCCATCGCCGTCAACAACGGCACCACCGCGCTCATCGCGGCGCTCCAGGTCCTCGATCTGCAGCCGGGCGACGAGGTCGTGACGACCCCCTTCACGTTCGTCGCGACGCTCAACGCGATCCTCCAGGCCGGTGCGACCGCGGTCTTCGCCGACGCGCGCCTCGACGACTTCAACATCGACCCCGAGTCGATCGCCGGCGCGATCACCGAGCGCACCAAGGTGATCGCACCCGTGCACCTCTACGGCCAGATGGCCGATATGGACAAGATCGTCGACCTCGCGCGCTCAAAGGGCCTTCGCATCCTCGAGGACTCGGCACAGGCGCAGGGTGCGCAGTTCGGCGAGCGGTTCGCCGGGAGCTACGGCCTGGCCACGTTCTCGCTCTACGCGACGAAGAACATGACGACCGGCGAGGGCGGCATTATCACGACCGACGACGACGAACTCGCCGACCGGCTCCGGCTACTGCGCAACCAGGGGATGCGCGCCCGGTACCAGTACGAGCTGGCGGGCAGCAACTACCGTCTCACCGATCTGCAGGCCGCGCTCGCGCTCCCGCAGCTCGCCCGCTACGACGAGACCGTCGCCAAGCGCCGGCGGAATGCGGCCTACCTGAGCAACGCGCTCGCGGAGGTCGCGGGCATCGTCACGCCCCGCGTCCTCGACGACCGCACGCACGTCTGGCACCAGTACACGATCCGCGTCACCGAGGAGTCCGGCATCACGCGCGACGAACTGTCCGCCAAGCTCCTCGAGCGCGGCGTCGGCAACGGCGTCTACTACCCGAAGCTCGTGTTCGACTACGATGCGTACGCCGGACATCCGCAGATCCGCGTCAGCGAGGTGCCGGTCGCGGCGCGCTTGACCCGCGAAGCGCTCTCGCTCCCCGTGCACCCCGCGCTCACGACCGACGAGCTCGACACCATCGCGGGCGCGGTCGCCGACATCGTGGCCGGGTCGCGATGA
- a CDS encoding Gfo/Idh/MocA family protein: MSARPRIALVGAGNMGSHHARVISQSPDADLAVLVDPREEVGRAVADRFGAEWAPELPDLGDLDAVVVAAATEAHFELAMQVLSQDRPLLIEKPVADSLLRTEEILAEADRRDLPIMCGLLERWNPAVMAAKSVLREPIHIRAMRHSPYAPRIRTGVSWDLLVHDVDLAIQLFGTEPTDVSAQLGFFHPSSLVQAEDVAEATLAFANGGVAQISASRIGQHKVRSLTVHELDRLIEVDLLRRNLTVYRHVSEASVDDGMGFRQQTIIEIPEIPPAPEPLTAQFTRFLELVESRADAAEERAGILPSHRVIDHVIAQRARA, translated from the coding sequence ATGAGCGCCCGCCCCCGGATCGCCCTCGTCGGCGCCGGCAATATGGGCTCGCACCACGCGCGGGTCATCAGCCAGTCCCCTGACGCCGACCTCGCCGTCCTCGTCGACCCGCGCGAAGAGGTGGGTCGTGCCGTCGCCGACCGTTTCGGCGCGGAGTGGGCCCCCGAGCTTCCCGATCTCGGCGACCTCGACGCCGTCGTGGTCGCCGCCGCAACCGAGGCGCACTTCGAACTCGCCATGCAGGTGCTCTCCCAGGACCGCCCGCTCCTCATCGAGAAGCCCGTCGCCGACAGCCTGCTGCGCACCGAAGAGATCCTCGCCGAAGCCGATCGCCGCGACCTTCCCATCATGTGCGGCCTCCTCGAGCGCTGGAATCCGGCCGTCATGGCCGCGAAGTCGGTGCTCCGCGAACCGATCCACATCCGCGCCATGCGGCACTCCCCCTATGCGCCCCGCATCCGCACGGGCGTGTCGTGGGACCTCCTGGTCCACGACGTCGACCTCGCGATCCAGCTCTTCGGCACCGAGCCGACCGATGTGTCGGCGCAGCTCGGGTTCTTCCACCCGTCATCGCTCGTACAGGCCGAGGATGTCGCCGAAGCGACCCTCGCCTTCGCGAACGGCGGGGTCGCGCAGATCTCGGCCAGCCGGATCGGCCAGCACAAGGTCCGCTCGCTGACCGTGCACGAGCTCGACCGCCTGATCGAGGTCGACCTGCTCCGCCGCAACCTGACGGTCTACCGTCACGTCTCCGAGGCGTCGGTCGACGATGGCATGGGGTTCCGCCAGCAGACGATCATCGAGATCCCCGAGATCCCACCGGCGCCCGAGCCGCTCACTGCGCAGTTCACCCGGTTCCTCGAACTGGTCGAGAGCCGTGCGGATGCCGCCGAGGAGCGAGCGGGCATCCTCCCGTCCCACCGCGTGATCGACCACGTCATCGCGCAACGCGCGCGCGCCTGA